The following are from one region of the Natronosporangium hydrolyticum genome:
- a CDS encoding non-ribosomal peptide synthetase, which yields MRQENIEDIYELSQVQEGMLFHSLFSPGSGIYVEQVTLTLEGTLNVDAFCRSWQTIVDRHPILRTTFHWEGVDRALQVVHREVSFGIEILDWRDANPEEQQRRHEELTHRDRMAGFEYDRVPLMRGRLVQFSDQRWQYYWSFSHLLMDGWSFGLVFAELAEIYTAYATGAEPSLAPAQPYRNYLTWWHEQNRSETEQYWREYLAGYQVPDAWEVGTAPSAELSPDEPTHVFLPTPELGELMPELGEFARENGLTLNTVMQGAWMVLLSRYLGRDDVMVGSTGTQRPASLAGAEQIMGPMLATMPVRAKVDDGADLITWLQELQTGMAQSREHADISLPDLRRLADLPGDRPLFEFDLAFENVPVPDLRLADVLITESTYDGRPHFPVTMLVMPGDATPEPRLVYDQTRFTRAAMQRLVEQFTATLVNMARYPELRLGEIDIMPPEQWQLVIDDWNITEPQPAATTLPEVFAAQVAAAPTAVAVVEGKKSVTYTELAHRAYQLAHQLRELGVGRGDRVGLCLQRSADLVVGVLGVLAAGAAYVPLDLGHPPERMRYILGDAGAVALVTHSGAAGQAPTVAGPVVDLDRDAQALAAQPTEAPEFALGPDDLAYLLYTSGTTGRPKGVIVSHGNVTRLLTSVEQRLPLGPDDVVAMCHSYGFDVSVFEMWAALAYGGRLVTVPFEVVRNPDELLDTLAAAKVTVLAQTPSAFRPLIAAAVGAERDDLALKYVVLAGEYLDVGLLDPWFAHYGDEHPWLVNMYGPTESTVYATYHRIRADESAGAVRSNIGRPLPDLRTYLLDARMMPVPPGMTGELFISGPGVAQGYHNQPELTYQHFSYDTYAGEPGHRMYRTGDLARWTDEGELEFLGRADRQVKIRGFRVELGEIESVLREHPHVADAVVQLLEVAGDRRLVAYLVAADGHQPSEPELREWSRGTLPDYMLPSRIMLLDSYPVTANGKIDHAALPGLDGVRPELAGEYIAPRTATEEAVAAVWRELLSIDKVGCQDDFFALGGHSLLATRVVFKLRAEHGVEVPVRTLFERPTLAGLAAAIDDGTTGAAADRRIVRQPRVAQRL from the coding sequence ATGCGACAAGAGAACATTGAGGATATCTACGAGCTCTCCCAGGTGCAGGAAGGGATGCTTTTCCACAGCTTGTTCTCGCCGGGCTCGGGGATCTACGTGGAGCAGGTCACGCTGACCCTAGAGGGGACCCTCAACGTCGATGCGTTCTGTCGATCATGGCAGACCATTGTCGATCGGCACCCGATTCTCCGGACGACCTTTCATTGGGAAGGCGTCGATCGAGCGTTACAGGTGGTTCACCGGGAGGTCAGCTTCGGTATCGAGATTCTGGACTGGCGAGATGCCAACCCCGAGGAGCAGCAGCGCCGCCACGAAGAGCTGACCCACCGTGACCGGATGGCGGGCTTCGAGTACGACCGGGTGCCGTTAATGCGTGGCCGCCTGGTCCAGTTCTCGGACCAGCGTTGGCAGTATTACTGGAGCTTCTCACACCTGCTGATGGACGGCTGGTCTTTTGGTCTGGTCTTCGCGGAACTCGCGGAGATCTACACTGCCTATGCCACAGGTGCGGAGCCGTCCTTGGCCCCCGCTCAGCCATACCGCAACTATCTGACGTGGTGGCACGAGCAGAACCGAAGCGAAACCGAGCAGTACTGGCGTGAGTACTTGGCCGGTTACCAGGTGCCGGACGCTTGGGAGGTCGGGACCGCCCCCTCGGCGGAGCTTTCCCCAGACGAACCAACGCATGTCTTCCTGCCGACTCCCGAGCTCGGCGAGCTCATGCCGGAGCTTGGGGAGTTCGCCCGCGAGAACGGCCTGACGCTGAACACCGTGATGCAGGGGGCCTGGATGGTGCTGCTCAGCCGATATCTGGGCCGGGACGACGTCATGGTGGGTTCTACCGGTACCCAACGGCCCGCGAGTCTGGCCGGCGCGGAACAGATCATGGGACCGATGCTCGCGACCATGCCGGTCCGGGCGAAGGTCGACGATGGCGCTGATCTGATCACGTGGTTGCAAGAACTGCAGACCGGGATGGCTCAGTCCCGCGAGCACGCCGACATCTCTCTGCCCGACTTGCGCCGTCTCGCCGACCTGCCTGGCGACCGGCCGCTCTTTGAGTTTGACCTTGCCTTCGAGAATGTGCCGGTGCCGGATCTGCGGCTCGCCGATGTCCTGATCACCGAATCCACCTACGACGGAAGGCCGCACTTCCCGGTGACGATGCTGGTGATGCCTGGCGACGCTACCCCCGAGCCTCGGCTTGTGTACGACCAAACCCGGTTCACCAGGGCGGCCATGCAGCGGCTGGTGGAGCAGTTCACCGCCACCTTGGTAAACATGGCACGCTACCCCGAGCTGCGGTTGGGTGAGATCGACATCATGCCGCCAGAGCAGTGGCAACTGGTCATCGACGACTGGAACATCACCGAGCCGCAACCGGCCGCCACCACGCTGCCGGAAGTCTTCGCAGCTCAGGTTGCAGCGGCGCCGACGGCGGTGGCGGTAGTGGAGGGGAAGAAGTCGGTTACCTATACCGAGCTTGCGCACCGGGCCTACCAACTCGCCCATCAGTTGCGAGAACTCGGTGTGGGTAGGGGCGACCGGGTGGGGTTGTGCTTGCAGCGTTCGGCGGATCTTGTCGTCGGCGTGCTGGGGGTCCTCGCTGCGGGTGCCGCGTATGTGCCGCTTGATCTCGGCCACCCGCCAGAGCGCATGCGATACATCCTTGGTGATGCCGGGGCCGTTGCCCTCGTGACCCACAGTGGCGCGGCGGGCCAGGCGCCGACGGTGGCGGGGCCGGTGGTTGACCTGGATCGCGACGCGCAGGCGTTGGCCGCACAGCCGACTGAGGCGCCGGAGTTCGCTCTCGGCCCTGACGACCTCGCCTACCTTCTATACACCTCGGGTACGACCGGCCGGCCAAAGGGCGTCATAGTTAGCCACGGCAATGTGACCCGACTGCTCACCAGCGTGGAACAGCGGTTGCCGCTAGGCCCCGACGACGTTGTTGCTATGTGCCACTCCTACGGCTTCGACGTCTCGGTCTTCGAGATGTGGGCCGCGCTCGCCTACGGTGGCCGGCTGGTAACGGTGCCGTTCGAGGTGGTACGTAATCCCGACGAGCTACTGGATACATTGGCTGCGGCGAAGGTAACCGTTCTGGCTCAGACCCCGTCGGCTTTCCGGCCGCTGATCGCCGCGGCGGTAGGCGCTGAGCGGGACGATCTGGCCTTGAAGTATGTCGTGCTTGCGGGTGAGTACCTCGACGTCGGGCTGCTGGATCCGTGGTTCGCGCACTACGGCGATGAGCACCCCTGGTTGGTCAACATGTACGGTCCAACCGAATCGACGGTCTACGCGACCTACCATCGAATCCGGGCCGACGAGTCGGCCGGGGCGGTCCGCAGTAACATCGGACGGCCGTTGCCCGATCTGCGGACATACCTGCTTGATGCCCGGATGATGCCGGTGCCGCCCGGAATGACGGGGGAGCTGTTTATCTCGGGTCCCGGGGTGGCCCAGGGATACCACAACCAGCCCGAGCTCACCTATCAACACTTCTCCTATGACACCTACGCCGGAGAGCCCGGCCACCGGATGTATCGGACTGGAGACCTCGCCCGGTGGACCGACGAGGGCGAGCTGGAGTTTCTTGGCCGGGCCGATCGGCAGGTGAAGATTCGCGGTTTCCGGGTCGAGCTGGGAGAGATCGAATCAGTGCTTCGAGAGCATCCGCATGTAGCGGACGCGGTTGTCCAGCTGCTCGAGGTGGCAGGAGATCGGCGACTGGTGGCTTACCTCGTGGCCGCCGACGGTCATCAGCCCTCCGAACCTGAGTTGCGGGAATGGTCCCGGGGGACGCTGCCGGACTACATGCTCCCCTCCCGGATCATGTTGCTGGACTCGTACCCGGTGACCGCCAATGGCAAGATCGACCATGCCGCCTTGCCGGGCTTGGACGGGGTCCGACCAGAACTGGCCGGGGAGTACATCGCTCCCCGTACCGCTACGGAGGAGGCGGTCGCCGCAGTCTGGCGAGAGCTGTTGAGCATCGACAAGGTCGGCTGTCAGGACGATTTCTTCGCCCTCGGCGGGCACTCGCTGCTCGCCACCAGGGTGGTCTTCAAACTCCGGGCCGAGCACGGGGTAGAGGTACCGGTGCGAACCCTGTTCGAGCGTCCCACCCTGGCCGGACTCGCCGCCGCGATCGACGATGGCACGACCGGCGCAGCCGCAGATCGCCGTATTGTCCGGCAGCCCCGAGTCGCGCAACGGCTGTGA
- a CDS encoding non-ribosomal peptide synthetase has translation MTLAAAAGSNQHAYLLPASYGQRRLWFLDLLEPASNAAYIEHGALRMRGRLDRSVLQRALDVLVARHEPLRTQFIDVDGEPAQAVVPELSVPIEVETVTGVPAGATTEQISSALADQIRGFVRSPFDVSRAPLFRARLFRLADDDHVLVAAFYHAIYDQLSGGLFVQELLASYDALLAGTELKLPELPIQYGDFAAWQRDWIGGEEESEQLSYWQQRLAGLPPLELPTDRTRPAAQTFEGATVSRQLPVELLTRLEAMAREHNATLFMTLMAALTAVLGRHSGQKDFGVGTPVSGRESPGLASLIGFFVNNLVIRADLAGDPTFSTLLSRTRDQCLAGYARAEVPFERVLERLRPARDLARSPLFSVMFVANQNPLPSLSATELSTELFRVDPHTAKFDLVVTSIPEAAGGLVLTAEYNRSLYERATAERLLEHVAKFLAAVAADPQQRVSAVSLLDAEETARLRALGTGTQTAVPNQMLPEVVRAHARLDPCREAVRGCSGTLSYGELVDHADRIAGALRAAGVQPGQRIGVALPRDRDLPATLLAVMSCGAAYVPLDPALPAPRLERMIEDSGLTLIVTGAGDDPMPAAGPHRMPLAAALAGEVADRLVPKGEVPTPVPENPIDGIAYVIYTSGSTGVPKGVAVSHRNLLNLLASMAERPGLSADDHFAAVTTVSFDIAGLELLGPLWVGGSVDVVPRDVAGDGAALADYLAESGATVMQGTPTSWQMLLDAGWRPGPGLRIWCGGEALPPELANALAGGGAPVWNLYGPTETTIWSTAARIRGGEPWVPLGQPISNTELLVVDEQLRRVPVGVPGELLIGGVGVAVGYWQQPELTGQRFVVHPEGLHRGRVYRTGDIVRWRDGSSLEYLGRADQQVKIRGHRVELAEVESTLRALPEVRDAAASIQNTPAGPRLVGYVIPVDGTDVPVPAALRAACQRRLPEYMVPGSYVTLTEFPRTSNGKLDRAGLPEPEADLASVGYVGPRSEQERALAEIVAQVLGIDQVGVSDDFFEIGGHSLLAARVVSRIRERLGVAAGVRMVFDHPTVAALASALAASPTTGASAAQTPPRLPRQARADGVFELPASAGQRRLWVLHQLDPDSSGAYLLAGAVRLTGLVDRAGLERAWAAVVGRHEALRTSFEAHDGEPVQVVHPDLHVPLEFVDLANVADPAAAAEVLMHERLTVPFFLDNPPLVRVTLVRIAETEHLLLLSMHHSIGDQQSTTIVVGDLVSAYEQALGGDEPQWSTSPIQFADAAAEHERQLADDSGAADLAYWVERLSELPVLDLPTDRPRPPALSYRGRQLHREIAASVVSRLSENARGRGATAFMAAVASFQLMLHRYSGQRDFGVATPVAGRVASTEQVVGYFANTLILRADLTTSRTLADVLDQVRDTCLDAYAHADTPFDVLVERLGVARDLSRTPLAQVGIAMAEPAPPSHRTFGGLRAEPIRFDPGVAKTDLTVTVVPEVHGGWRLVAEYATDIFDSSTVERMLAHLELLLEEIGGELDRPLSSLPSMPRAEAELLTQWAQGPVEEIPQSTLPDLFERHVAERPDQVVVIHGEQELSFAELNRRANQLAHLLIDAGVGADDLIAVVVERSVEMVVAVLAVHKAGGAYLPIDPSYPPERVALLIEDAAAELVLTQGRFADRISAPQARVIRLDDEPAVDHPTSNPPRRCGPGDLAYVIYTSGSTGTPKGVCVEHRSVVNLWLTRHLAGLHAESRVLQFAPFSFDVSVLEMVFTLFGGAPLVIPEPADLAGGVEIVQLINRQRVTFTFIPPSLLAHLAPEHLPTVEVVGSGGEDCPAEVAEAWGGRKRFLIGYGPTECTVFSTVTDEIVGGGHPPIGRPIVNTIARVYDPELRPCPVGVPGELYLGGAGLARGYLRRPDQTAVAFLTHPGTNERLYRTGDVVRWLPDGNLEFIGRIDDQVKVRGFRIELGEIAAAMRTHPLVAEAVAAIREDSPNDQRIVGYVTMPSEPAAADEAGPELPARDLLAAQVREAVQERLPQYMVPAAVVVLPTLPLTPNGKVDRRALPAPDSHGTRRAYVAPRTGTERRLARLMAEALKVEQVGREDDFFSLGGHSLLAARLHAKVRQLWGVELPLRVLFERPQVAALAEYLDQAGAIDLATAAAEHAATLHAEVSLPADIQPIGQVQWPSGASVCLVTGATGFLGGSLVEQLVASGETVWCLVRGADDAEAQQRLEQRLAELHRWSPEWRSRVRAIAGDLGALRFGLAEGDFVALARQIDVIYHCGALVDFSRPYSMLREVNVQGTVEVLRLATLERPIPVHYVSTMSVFAGLAEPGEEAGLAPDRLCEGHLPDNPPPPQDSGYAQSKWVAEKIVALARSRGLPVAVYRPGRIGGDRHTGICSTDDLVSQVIRACVVTGLVPDRGMATDLVPVDYLAAAICRLAGRRASNGRTFHFSLARKVRIAELAEVLVSRGWPARRVPPTEWYAAVLAALEEGDDRLAPVAMVYGPMIESGDGIPDEPVFDTTNTRRLLGEELPPPVVDAEVLGRYVDTMTTTGFLSPPSTPSPVNGRPTNDGRKR, from the coding sequence ATGACCCTAGCCGCAGCGGCCGGATCGAACCAGCACGCGTACTTGCTGCCGGCCTCCTACGGGCAGCGCCGGCTGTGGTTTCTCGATCTGCTTGAGCCCGCCAGTAATGCCGCGTATATAGAGCATGGCGCGTTGCGGATGCGAGGGCGGCTCGACCGGTCCGTACTCCAGCGTGCGCTCGATGTGTTGGTGGCCCGCCACGAGCCGTTGCGAACCCAGTTTATCGATGTCGATGGGGAGCCGGCGCAGGCCGTCGTGCCGGAACTGAGCGTGCCGATCGAGGTCGAGACGGTCACCGGAGTGCCGGCCGGGGCCACCACCGAGCAGATCAGTTCCGCCCTTGCCGACCAAATCCGGGGCTTCGTCCGTTCCCCATTCGATGTCTCCCGAGCACCACTATTCCGAGCTCGCTTGTTCCGGTTGGCTGACGACGACCATGTGCTGGTCGCAGCCTTCTACCACGCCATCTATGATCAGCTTTCCGGTGGTCTCTTCGTGCAGGAGCTGCTCGCGAGCTACGACGCGTTGCTGGCCGGAACCGAGCTGAAGCTGCCAGAGTTGCCGATTCAGTACGGGGATTTCGCGGCCTGGCAACGGGATTGGATCGGTGGCGAGGAGGAGTCCGAGCAACTGTCATACTGGCAGCAACGACTTGCCGGGCTTCCGCCGTTAGAGCTGCCTACTGACCGGACCCGCCCGGCCGCCCAGACCTTCGAGGGTGCGACCGTCTCCAGGCAGCTGCCCGTCGAGCTGTTGACCCGGCTCGAGGCGATGGCTCGGGAACACAACGCAACCTTGTTCATGACCTTGATGGCGGCGTTGACGGCGGTGCTAGGTCGGCACAGCGGCCAGAAGGACTTTGGTGTCGGTACCCCGGTGTCCGGACGTGAGTCACCCGGACTGGCGTCGCTCATCGGGTTCTTCGTCAACAACCTGGTGATAAGGGCCGACCTAGCTGGAGATCCGACCTTCAGCACCTTGCTTTCGCGTACCCGTGACCAGTGCCTGGCTGGCTACGCGAGAGCCGAGGTTCCCTTCGAACGAGTCCTCGAGCGGCTGCGCCCGGCTCGCGATCTGGCTCGGAGTCCGCTGTTCTCGGTCATGTTTGTGGCGAACCAGAATCCGCTGCCGTCGTTGTCCGCGACTGAGCTGAGTACCGAACTGTTCCGTGTCGACCCCCATACCGCCAAGTTTGACCTGGTGGTCACGTCAATTCCGGAAGCCGCTGGCGGGCTTGTGCTGACCGCGGAGTACAACCGGTCGCTCTATGAGCGGGCCACGGCCGAGCGGTTGCTGGAACACGTGGCAAAATTCCTCGCTGCAGTGGCAGCGGACCCGCAGCAGCGGGTCTCGGCCGTGTCGTTGTTGGATGCTGAGGAGACCGCTCGACTGCGGGCGCTCGGCACCGGCACCCAAACAGCAGTGCCGAACCAGATGTTGCCCGAGGTGGTCCGGGCGCATGCTCGGCTAGATCCGTGCCGGGAGGCGGTCCGGGGGTGTTCCGGGACGTTGAGCTACGGCGAACTGGTCGACCATGCAGATCGGATCGCTGGCGCGCTGCGGGCAGCAGGGGTTCAGCCCGGCCAGCGGATAGGTGTGGCACTGCCTCGCGACCGTGATCTGCCCGCCACATTGCTCGCAGTGATGAGCTGCGGAGCGGCGTACGTGCCGCTCGATCCGGCACTGCCCGCGCCGCGGCTGGAGCGGATGATCGAGGACAGCGGCCTGACGCTCATAGTTACCGGTGCAGGCGATGACCCGATGCCCGCTGCCGGACCTCACCGTATGCCGCTGGCAGCGGCTCTAGCTGGTGAGGTAGCCGATCGGCTGGTACCGAAGGGGGAGGTCCCGACACCGGTACCCGAAAATCCGATTGATGGTATCGCCTATGTCATCTACACATCGGGCTCCACCGGGGTACCCAAAGGCGTGGCGGTTTCTCATCGCAATCTGCTGAACCTGCTCGCAAGCATGGCGGAGCGGCCAGGGCTGAGCGCTGACGACCACTTCGCGGCGGTCACCACCGTCTCTTTTGACATTGCCGGGCTTGAGCTTCTTGGCCCCCTCTGGGTAGGTGGCAGCGTCGATGTCGTTCCCCGGGACGTGGCCGGCGATGGCGCCGCGCTCGCCGATTACCTGGCTGAATCGGGCGCGACCGTAATGCAGGGGACTCCGACCAGTTGGCAGATGCTGCTCGATGCCGGGTGGCGGCCCGGCCCGGGTCTGCGGATCTGGTGCGGTGGCGAGGCACTCCCACCGGAGCTGGCGAACGCGCTAGCCGGTGGCGGCGCTCCGGTCTGGAACCTATATGGTCCGACTGAGACGACAATCTGGTCGACGGCCGCTAGGATCCGCGGTGGTGAACCATGGGTCCCGCTTGGGCAACCAATATCAAACACCGAGCTGTTGGTAGTGGACGAACAACTGCGCCGCGTGCCGGTGGGGGTTCCCGGTGAGTTGCTGATCGGCGGTGTCGGGGTCGCCGTCGGCTATTGGCAGCAGCCGGAGTTGACCGGGCAACGGTTTGTCGTCCACCCAGAAGGCCTTCATCGAGGGCGGGTCTACCGTACTGGCGATATCGTTCGGTGGCGTGACGGCTCCTCACTGGAGTACCTTGGCCGGGCCGATCAACAGGTCAAGATCCGGGGCCACCGAGTCGAGCTGGCAGAGGTCGAGTCGACGTTACGGGCGCTGCCGGAAGTCCGCGATGCAGCTGCTTCGATACAGAACACACCAGCCGGTCCGCGGCTCGTCGGATACGTGATACCGGTCGACGGCACGGACGTTCCCGTGCCAGCCGCGCTACGCGCCGCTTGCCAGCGGCGGCTCCCGGAGTACATGGTTCCCGGGAGCTACGTCACGCTGACCGAGTTTCCGCGCACCTCCAACGGCAAACTCGACCGGGCAGGTTTGCCGGAGCCCGAAGCCGATCTGGCCAGCGTTGGCTACGTCGGCCCCCGCAGCGAACAAGAGCGTGCCTTGGCAGAGATCGTTGCCCAGGTGTTGGGGATCGATCAGGTGGGGGTAAGCGACGACTTCTTCGAGATCGGCGGGCACTCGCTACTTGCCGCGCGGGTGGTCAGCCGGATCCGGGAACGCCTCGGGGTGGCGGCGGGCGTCCGGATGGTCTTCGATCACCCTACCGTTGCGGCGCTGGCGTCAGCGCTCGCGGCATCGCCGACCACGGGCGCGTCGGCAGCGCAGACTCCCCCACGACTGCCGCGTCAGGCACGCGCTGATGGGGTGTTCGAGCTGCCGGCATCTGCCGGCCAGCGACGGCTGTGGGTCCTGCACCAGCTTGACCCGGACAGCTCAGGAGCCTACCTGCTGGCCGGCGCGGTGCGACTGACCGGACTGGTGGACCGTGCGGGACTCGAGCGGGCGTGGGCGGCGGTGGTCGGCCGGCACGAGGCGCTTCGAACATCTTTCGAAGCCCACGACGGTGAGCCCGTCCAGGTGGTCCATCCGGATCTGCACGTACCACTAGAGTTCGTCGACTTGGCGAACGTGGCGGACCCGGCGGCCGCCGCTGAAGTGCTTATGCACGAGCGGCTGACCGTTCCCTTCTTCCTAGACAACCCGCCGTTGGTGCGGGTGACTCTGGTCAGAATCGCGGAGACCGAACATCTCTTGCTGCTCAGTATGCATCACAGCATCGGTGACCAGCAGTCCACGACGATCGTCGTCGGCGACCTGGTTTCGGCATACGAGCAAGCGCTAGGGGGAGACGAGCCACAGTGGTCAACATCGCCGATACAGTTCGCGGACGCCGCGGCAGAACACGAGCGGCAGCTGGCAGACGACTCCGGCGCGGCTGACCTCGCCTACTGGGTCGAACGGCTGTCAGAGCTCCCCGTGCTGGACCTACCGACAGATCGTCCGCGACCACCGGCACTGAGCTACCGGGGCCGACAGCTTCACCGCGAGATTGCGGCGTCGGTGGTCAGTCGGTTGAGTGAAAACGCGCGGGGACGCGGCGCGACCGCGTTCATGGCGGCGGTCGCCAGCTTTCAGCTGATGCTGCACCGGTACTCCGGGCAACGTGACTTCGGCGTCGCTACTCCGGTCGCGGGTCGGGTGGCCAGCACCGAGCAAGTCGTTGGATACTTCGCCAACACCCTGATACTTAGAGCCGACCTGACCACCTCCCGGACGCTGGCCGACGTGCTCGATCAGGTCCGCGATACCTGTCTGGACGCCTATGCACACGCCGATACGCCATTCGATGTACTCGTCGAGCGGTTGGGAGTAGCCCGCGACCTGTCACGGACACCGTTGGCGCAGGTCGGCATTGCGATGGCGGAGCCGGCACCACCATCACATCGGACCTTTGGCGGGCTCCGCGCCGAACCGATCCGATTCGACCCCGGAGTCGCCAAGACTGATCTGACGGTCACGGTCGTGCCGGAGGTCCACGGGGGTTGGCGGCTGGTGGCAGAGTATGCCACCGATATATTCGATTCATCGACTGTAGAGCGGATGCTAGCGCATCTGGAGCTGTTGCTTGAGGAGATCGGCGGTGAACTGGATCGTCCCCTCAGTAGTCTACCGTCGATGCCGCGCGCCGAGGCAGAGCTACTGACCCAGTGGGCGCAAGGACCGGTTGAGGAGATTCCGCAGTCTACGTTGCCCGACTTGTTCGAGCGGCATGTGGCCGAACGGCCGGACCAAGTGGTGGTGATTCACGGCGAGCAGGAGCTGTCCTTCGCTGAGCTCAACAGACGAGCGAATCAGCTCGCCCACCTCCTAATCGATGCAGGCGTCGGTGCCGACGACCTGATCGCCGTGGTCGTGGAGCGGTCGGTCGAGATGGTCGTGGCGGTCTTGGCGGTACACAAGGCCGGCGGCGCCTACCTGCCGATCGACCCGAGCTACCCGCCCGAGCGAGTTGCGCTGCTGATCGAGGATGCCGCCGCGGAGTTGGTGTTGACCCAGGGACGTTTCGCTGACCGCATTTCGGCACCTCAGGCACGGGTGATCCGGCTGGATGACGAGCCAGCCGTCGACCACCCGACCAGTAATCCGCCGCGCCGGTGCGGGCCCGGCGACTTGGCGTACGTGATCTATACGTCGGGCTCGACCGGCACACCCAAGGGAGTGTGCGTGGAACACCGCTCGGTGGTGAATCTGTGGCTGACCCGACATCTGGCAGGACTTCATGCGGAGAGTCGGGTGCTGCAGTTTGCGCCGTTCAGCTTCGACGTGTCGGTGCTAGAAATGGTGTTCACCCTGTTTGGCGGAGCGCCGTTGGTGATTCCGGAGCCCGCGGACCTGGCCGGCGGAGTGGAAATCGTACAGTTGATCAACCGGCAGCGGGTCACCTTCACCTTCATCCCTCCGTCGTTGTTGGCCCACCTAGCGCCGGAGCACCTGCCCACCGTCGAGGTGGTTGGCTCCGGCGGCGAAGACTGTCCCGCTGAGGTGGCCGAAGCCTGGGGCGGCCGGAAGAGGTTCCTGATCGGATATGGCCCCACCGAGTGCACCGTCTTCTCGACGGTGACCGATGAGATCGTTGGTGGCGGGCACCCGCCGATTGGCCGACCAATCGTCAACACCATTGCGCGGGTCTATGACCCGGAGCTGCGTCCGTGCCCGGTGGGGGTGCCGGGCGAGCTTTACCTCGGGGGAGCCGGCCTTGCGCGGGGGTACCTGCGTCGTCCGGACCAGACCGCGGTCGCCTTTCTCACGCACCCCGGAACCAACGAGCGCCTCTACCGCACCGGCGATGTCGTGCGGTGGCTGCCCGACGGGAACCTAGAGTTCATCGGGCGAATTGACGACCAGGTCAAGGTGCGGGGTTTCCGGATCGAACTGGGCGAAATCGCAGCGGCGATGCGGACCCATCCCCTGGTAGCGGAGGCGGTCGCCGCGATCCGCGAAGATAGCCCCAACGACCAGCGGATTGTGGGCTACGTGACGATGCCCTCGGAGCCGGCGGCAGCGGACGAGGCAGGTCCGGAGCTGCCGGCCCGGGACCTGTTGGCGGCGCAGGTGCGGGAAGCGGTCCAGGAACGGCTGCCCCAGTACATGGTTCCTGCTGCGGTGGTGGTGCTCCCTACGCTCCCGCTCACCCCCAATGGCAAGGTCGACCGGCGGGCATTGCCAGCCCCGGACAGTCACGGAACTCGGCGCGCCTATGTGGCGCCCCGTACCGGAACTGAGCGACGGCTGGCGCGGCTGATGGCGGAAGCTCTCAAGGTCGAGCAGGTCGGCCGCGAGGACGACTTCTTCAGCCTAGGTGGGCATTCTCTGCTGGCGGCACGGTTGCATGCCAAGGTCCGGCAACTCTGGGGTGTCGAGCTACCGCTCCGGGTGCTGTTCGAGCGTCCTCAAGTGGCGGCATTGGCTGAGTATCTCGACCAGGCCGGCGCGATCGACCTGGCGACGGCAGCGGCCGAGCATGCGGCGACGCTACACGCCGAGGTTTCGCTACCCGCGGACATTCAGCCGATTGGACAGGTTCAGTGGCCCTCGGGCGCCTCGGTGTGCCTGGTCACCGGAGCCACCGGTTTCCTGGGTGGTTCCTTGGTCGAACAACTGGTCGCCTCCGGGGAGACGGTGTGGTGCCTGGTCCGTGGCGCCGATGACGCCGAGGCGCAGCAGCGGCTGGAGCAGCGGCTGGCCGAGCTCCACCGTTGGTCTCCGGAGTGGCGGAGCCGCGTACGTGCGATCGCGGGTGACCTGGGCGCCTTGCGATTTGGCCTTGCCGAGGGCGACTTCGTTGCGCTCGCCCGGCAGATTGATGTGATCTATCACTGCGGCGCGCTGGTCGACTTCTCTCGCCCATACTCAATGTTGCGGGAGGTAAACGTCCAGGGCACTGTGGAGGTTCTTCGGCTCGCGACTCTGGAGCGTCCGATCCCGGTGCACTACGTGTCCACCATGTCAGTTTTTGCCGGACTCGCCGAGCCTGGCGAGGAAGCCGGCCTGGCCCCCGACCGGCTGTGCGAGGGACACCTGCCCGACAATCCGCCCCCACCGCAGGACAGCGGTTATGCACAAAGCAAGTGGGTCGCCGAAAAAATTGTGGCGCTGGCGCGGAGTCGTGGGCTGCCGGTGGCGGTCTACCGGCCGGGCCGGATCGGCGGCGATCGGCATACCGGCATCTGTAGCACGGATGACCTGGTGAGCCAGGTGATTCGGGCCTGTGTCGTGACCGGGCTGGTGCCTGACCGGGGGATGGCAACCGACCTGGTACCGGTCGACTACCTCGCAGCCGCGATCTGCCGGCTGGCTGGCCGCCGAGCGTCCAACGGCCGTACTTTCCACTTCTCACTGGCTCGCAAGGTGAGGATCGCCGAGCTAGCGGAGGTGCTCGTCAGCCGCGGTTGGCCGGCTCGTCGGGTTCCGCCGACCGAGTGGTATGCGGCGGTACTCGCCGCCCTCGAAGAAGGCGATGATCGGCTTGCTCCGGTGGCGATGGTCTACGGACCGATGATCGAAAGTGGCGACGGCATCCCCGATGAACCGGTCTTCGACACCACCAACACCCGGCGGTTGCTTGGGGAAGAGCTCCCGCCGCCGGTGGTAGACGCCGAGGTGCTGGGCCGATACGTCGACACCATGACTACGACCGGTTTTCTATCACCGCCTTCCACCCCATCGCCGGTCAACGGGAGGCCGACAAATGACGGGAGGAAACGATGA